TTACATTACAAATCAGTTTGTCAGTTGTAAATCTTTTCATTTCAAGTGTTCTAATGACATATGACACTAAAGCAAAAATGCCAACCAAGAAGCTTGATACAGTGATTGCTCATGCCAAGGTCACAAATTGTTAAAAGAGTTGTCATATTTAGGTGGAATAATGTAATTTAAGTATTGGATTAGTtttggttttataaaaatattgattataagaattaatattgttatttagaCATACATATATTTGAACCTATGATGGTTTAGACTCTCACTTTGATATCAAAACGgaggacttccaacacaccccctcacGCCCAGGTACATATATATAAGCTGAtctgactctgataccatgttaagaaatgaaccttaaacctaactcaactccacaaaatcggtttataaagtgaaatttgtattcacttatatactttgaattggttttatctctagtcaacGTGGAATTTCCAACACCTTACAAAGAATAGTTTTCACTTGTTCCTTTTATTACTAGGGTTTAAACCAAGACTACAAATATTGAACCAAGGTTAGCTCAAGATTGTGGACATGGATTCAAGCTTCCCTTCAAGTACACACATTCTAACAAATCCTTCCTTGATCAAATTTGTGTGATGTGAACATGTTATATTAAACTTTTCAATGTAAAATCCAAAATTTAGTTGCTAAAAATCTATCAAGATTGCAAATGAACCAACAAGCTTCacacaagaacaaaaacattcAACTCACAGGGATCCCAACCGCCCATGACTTAGCAGTAGCAATGACACCCTTGGAGAGACCATTCATCCCACGCCCATCTTCTCCGAAACCTCCAAGGAAGTAAGCACCCAAAAACCACCCTGCAAAATATTAGATCACCAAACATTTTCAAACCTCAAACTCtccaaaaacacaaattccacAATTAcatacaaaacaaacaaacataccTGCTATGAACGGGTCAGCAGTGCGAAGAGTCTCAAGGTCCAAAACAGAAAGTCCATGACTATATCTTCCAATTGTagcaaacaaaaacaaagctaAGACGTCTGCACCAGCTAGCAGAGCCACACGCCTACAGCACATGCATGATGACCCACTTAAAATTTTTCAACAAGGTTTCAACTTTATGAAGAAAACTGATAActttatgaaaagaaataaattaccCCCATTTTTCAAACTGAGGAGAAGAGTTGGGTTTCTCGAACTGGATGACACCCTCCAATGGAACATCCTCACCAGTCACGAAAACAGGTGGGTCATTGACAAACGaggaaggaggagaagaagtggaagtggaGGCTGAATCTGAGTCTTTGGCGAGTGCTAGATGCAAGGGTCTTGTTATGGAGCTTCTTCTAGAGATGAATTTTGGTGCAGGATTTGAGAACTGGAGAGGGTTTGTTACAGTGATAAATTTGGATGCGGATGAGAGAGAAGAACACTTTGAAAACATGGTTCCTCAAGGAGTTTGGATACCACCAACCAGAACCAAAGCGATTCTACTTTCTCATCCACACAACATGATTTATTTTTGAACAAATTTCTGAccattatttatgtaaaattttgaaagacaAGTGATTTTCATAAGAAAGTGTTACTATATTCATTGTCACTCTAACTAAGCACATGTTCAGTTAAACTTTTCTTTAAACATATTCACACAAAAAGAAATCTTGTTTTTATGTTGAAAACATAATTCTCTAATGCAATActtttgtattaaatttaagtCATAATTTTGtggtaaatatttatttcaaagtCATCTTAAAAGTATTGATAGGATTCAGacttcttatataattttatttatttttttacttatcaTTAAATTATGAcaaatgtaaacatttttttattaatattttaatgcacatgttaatataatatatgtataatatttcatttcaaaattttaaatgcaccagtttattaaaaagtttatcttttacatttaatttaatatttataaaaaaatatgtttagaaataaagttaacttaAAAATGGTTCAATAGTGTTAGATAAtaactttgaaaaatattaactatatCTATAATTAATGgatcattttatatttctattaattgttcTTATTATTTGTTAAGGTCAAATTATAGTTACTCTACCCATTAATATCTTTagtaattgttatttttttccatcattttttttctttcattttttttttctcattttattaGAGTGAGACTTACtcaatttatcattttatattttattattgcaACAGGTGATATCTTAACTTTGATTATAGAAAAcacagaaataaaaaaataaaagaagtagtGTAGTAACATAGAAACACAAAACAGActtctttttttataactaGATTAATAGGAAATAATTGGACTGAATTATCCTGTTTGATAGAAGCCCACTCAGTCCCTTTTACACACAAAggttatttgttatttgttttttgtttttggtaaaAAAAGTGCTATTTATACTACTTATTGTGCATTATTGTGCATGTGTGTGCTTTAGCttctgattattttttaaattttctttaaatacttttttatgtGATTATTAATGTccttaaaaaacaaataaaaagttataaaaaaattaaaataatcagaACTAATATTTTTGCATTAACCTAACATTATaaacatcaataaaaatattcataaatctGCATCTAACACAATTTCTTCTACCTATCAACCATTTCTTCCAACATAGGAAGAAGTTggaaaataataaccaaaatcTTGTGGACATGGCTCAATAATGGGTACAATAAGTATATAACAAAGAAGATAAACTCTAATCATAGGACACCAATCATAGGAGTTTGATGCATAGACATAATAAAGAGGAAAACATTCCAAAGTGCTTCCTTCTCCAAGGTTAGATCTTTCTTTATCAATACCagtattttcttcttttggcACCACCCTTTTGACTTCCACTTGTTTACTATACAAATCATGGAGGTTATCCATCAACACATCTTCAAGAAAATTTTCTGaatcaaatttttcaaaatactcCTTCAACTCCTCTGGAGTTATGCTACAAGGTAAGCCTCCAACAAAAATTTCTTCCTTCTAATCAGTTCAGGACTGAACTTTTTTGTGTTTTGCATTCTCCTTTCTTTTGTCTTCATCTCATTCTTGGAAATCTTTCTCATCATCACTTCAATCTActcaaacaaaagaaataaaaaattataactatattCTAGCTTGTTTGAAAAAACAATGTAAGAATTATGAACAAGTTAGAACAAGAAAATTTAAACATTcctttaagttaaaattatattgatcCAGCATATAGATTTTTAACACATTAAATTTGGTTTATAAAATATAGCATACTTCTGATCATATGTTTCTAACTTGATCGGGCATAAAATTAtccaaattttcataaaatccagaaaaaaaatatattttttctttaatataattaagacTTACTTAACTATAATTATAAAGTTAGAACACGTGTAATTCATTTTGGAACACAAACAAGATAACCAATTCTATTTCTTAGACATCGCAAAATTTTTCATGCGGGTTAAAATTCATCATGTATAGAAAGTAGTATGGTGATAATATTGTAAATAAcagaaacttttttatattggttgcattaaaaacaaatatgaaaagtGACGCAAtggtaaaattataataaataataaaaaccttTATGTTGGTTGCACTCAGAACAAGTATAGAAAGTTGTTTTTCTATACTGGTTACACATAGAACCGATATAGAAGTAGAATGGAGCCAGAAATGTATATTGGAGAACTTTTTCTATACTCGTTAGACACTATAACCGGTTTagaagtttttatattttgtccCAAATCTCTTTTTACGTTTCACTTTCGCTCTTTCACGTTTCATTACCTTGCCCCAAATATTGTTTCTTCACAGTTGTTGTTtcattttgcttcttttgtttCGTTTGTTGTCGTCATTGGTTGTCATTGCCCCGTTCGCTGATTGCCCCCATTCACCGGTTGccatttgcttttgttttgcGCTTCTGCACCATGATGGGTGAGTCAACCTTTTTTTTAGTTGTCAATGATTGTCATTAGTGGTTGAAGTTCTCGTTGTAGTGGATTAATTAagttgttgtggttgttgtCGCCATAGTTTGTGGTGGGTGAAATGGTTGCTCCTACAATGCGTCGTTGTTGTGGTGGGTGAAATGGTTGCTCCTTTAACAGTTTCTTATTGTTGGATACAAACAAAGTTTCACATCAGATAACCCAAGAGatggacatgagtttatatacacataaaatacCTCAATTGGTAATAggtcttttggagtggtaccaaaagcaaatccgtgagggcttggcccaaagcggacaatatcttaccagtgtggagatctatgtgtatgttgaacctccctacaaatggtatcagagcccatgGTTCAGGTCTGGTGACCAGGCTCAGACGAGTACGTCCCTCCATGTTCAGGTGAAGCCCTGACAGGTGACTAGTGGCAAATAGCTAGATGAATTatgagaggtggagagcaaGAGATGCTCAATGTTAACCATGGTGTACTCGAGGAAAAGACTTCACTTATAGGGGAGGTGGAGAACCATAGTACTTTGTTTGAGGGGaggatgttgggtacaaacaaagtcccacatcagataaaacaagagatggacatgagtttatatacacataagatacttCCATTAGTAAAAGGCCTTTTGGAGTAGTACCGAAAGCAAATCTGTGAGGGtttggcccaaagcggacaatatgttaccagtgtggagatctatgtgtgtgttgaacctccctacaCTCATGTCATTACTGTAATCGAGTTTTTATCGATTACGTTATGAATGTAATCcattaaaacaaacaattttgccatgttttgtttttatgtgaATTATGGTTTGCCTTAACAGATTAGATTATCAATCTAATCGATTAATTTTGACCAATCTAAACCAAATTCACTTGTACACATATGATTTATGTATTTCATTGTTCTTATGATCCTAAGCAATTTTATTATCAAGTTCATGGTGCAATAGAGAATCAATTTTGTTATCAACTACTTTGTGATACTTAATGGAGTTGTTTTTGGTTCTTTTGTGTACATTTCATGGATTCATATGTTTGGATGCAAAGTATTATTAGATGATCAAAGTGTGAATGAAATATTGTGGAAAAAGAATTCCAAAGAGGAATTTCTTATAGGGGGATTCATATGTGAATAGTATAAATGTAAGAAGCTTAATAtgggggttatcctgacactctaatgatcattcatgCTCAATTAAAGAGTGATGAGTCATGTCGTGAGAGGAGTAGAAGGTCATAGCATGGGGTTTTTCTTCATGGTGGCAAAGGACGTTTTTAAGGACCAACCTTTTGTAGCAGCTTTGAGTGGGTCAGTTGTTCCACCACACAAGTGCAGAACCTTCCATGGTTTAACACGTATACTATATTGTAAAGGTTTTGGTCAAGCGTGAGTTAGTGGTGTGAATGGAAATGATGTTCTAATATTTGTGTGATTGAAATTTTAGGCTAAATTTACCTTACCATGCTTTATAATTAGTTTACCCTTCTTGTATGTTTCTTGGTTGTTTGTTCTGTGTTATCCTCTTGGGGCGATGATCATCTGGTGTGAGCGGAACTTGATGATATAACGGTTGAGCAGGCGTTAGGTGGTGATGGCCCATACGTTTAGTGGTTATAGTAGTTTATTCTCTTTAGTAGTTGTCTTTTCTTTGGATGTTTTGGTACACCGTTCGTTCTTGTACATAGTTTTAATACTTATACTTGatgtatataaaattagttttatggTTGTCTTAGATGACTAGAAATAACTAGAGGTGTCAATTTGACCCATGACCCCGGGGCTAGTCCTAACCCACTCTTGAAAAAGCCTCCTCTTAAGAAGCCCCTCAAATGGGGGCCAAAAAAAAGCCTCAACCCCCAAAACCCCCTCTCAAGGGGGTTAGGGTCAGGGTTAAGGTGGGTTTAGCccactaaattttttttggaaactaaacttcaacattcttaatagtaactattaaaagtactaaattttatatttatgtaattgatttattatttcaaattattaaataaaactaattaattatagtataatagaatatttaatattcaaaataaccacttttttaaataattaaaaacaattgcaaatcacacacttaattttatacaactaaatagtattacaaatttattttactgaaatattataaaaatactttattttgttgtcaattttaataaaattatgtcttatattgcagacaccaattattagaaaattatatataattagtaatatcaaaataaccccAAAGAGAGATGataacatattaatttgatttaatatttgcactGCTTTTACAGTTCTTATAAAGAATCACTGTTTTGTTTCctcgacttctaaaatatcacttaatctgtttttaattatttaaaattaaaaataattttaaatagacctaaagttaatttcttaaaatcaccataagatatattataaaaagaaaattaatttcttaaaaatttataaaaaatgaaaattttaaatagacctaaagtactaaagaatgacaaatgttatagtgtttcaattctttaactaacacattaaataatttatttttaactttcaattagaacacataacataaatgtatgtttatgtttatgtttatatttatgtttatgacatttaaaatgtaaacattttgagtGAGTAGTACGACGAGATTGAATTCTATGGGCGAATACAACTTCAGTCTGCACaaggtttatgatttttttttttatttattatttttgttatgaacatgatttgttgagtataaaatgaaaaagaaaatcatttatatttaatttctttttcaataactttctaagaaaataaagaagcctcattttttttttaaattaagagtttcaattagagaaaatcttctcttaaatttcaattaggataattttagataaaaagttaatttcttacttataacttaaaaaaaattaaatatttaaatttcaaatttataaaatgatcatttaattatatacttagagaatctaactcaataaatattgtcattttgcttttgcttcttgatTTTAGAACTCTCctcttataaaaattttaatttattttctatagtaactatttttgcaacaaattaggagttaattatattttttcttgtattcaaaatgaacattttttctaaaaaaaaggcTCATGGGCTGGCCCTGTCTCACAgggcttttgaagatattttagtCTCGTGGGCTTTTTCTACGAGAAGCTTTTTGGTCCTGTGGATTTTTCTGGCCCCAACTCATGTGGGTTAGGACCAAACCATGTAAGGGGAACCAAATTGACATGTctagaaataattttatgtttcttttctgGTTTATTAACtgatctattttatttattatgtgatGTTTTCTTTGTAGTTTTAATACTAACATAAAATAAGTTtacaaaacttaaaatttaatagagaaaaaaaatcgaTAACTAGACTAATATCAAATCATGTCACTTGAAAACCTTGACGTAATTATTTGCTTCTTTATAAACATGAAAGATAACTTTTTCACCATCTTTTGAAGTCATTATAGAAACATAATTCCcaatttttgtgttattttccaaaccattttatttaaaagtttaacaCTTTAAATGGGCATTCACAAAATTACACTTTGATCCTTTAAAAGTTTTGCCCTTTAAATGGACATCCCAATTTTGGGGCCTTGATAAACACTAAAAAACAATACAGGAGCCcaaaacaattataacttttGATGATTTGGATTCAAAACATGGTCTCAAAATACAATTTTCCTTGGAAATTTGGAATCCTACAAATCGTTAATGTGAAATCTTGTTCAAGTCTCTTGAATTCAAAACTGCATTTATAGACTATATATCGTGGATGTGTATTAAACTTAatctcataaataaataaataaaaagtaagcTTTAGCAACGTTTTCTATGTGTAATCATGGTTTCACGTACCATTTTCCACAAATagcaagcccaataaaagttgGGCCAGGGAttcaatttgaataaaaaagtaatgtatttttttttcttttccataaaCGAACATTTCTTTGTCTTCTTGGTGTTTGAAATCAAACCACTATTACTCTGTGATTAACTTAGCCAAGGGGATTGGTGAGTAACGtgatttagaataaaataaaaaatgtggcACGAGAAACAATTTTTAGggtataaaaaatgaaaaaaaatgaaagaactaAGATCCATTTCTTCTTGGTTTTACCAATACTTTTCTTGAAGAACATGccttctcattttcttcttccataaaCAATCCACGTACATAATACTCAGACCTCTGCTCCATCACCATAATCAAACATTTTCTCTGCCTAGGTTGTTGTGTTCTTTGAAAAAATctagtaataaaaaaaacatcgtTAATGGATGTCATGAGTACAACAACAACTacaacctttttttttcctcctaTTGTTTGAGACCTAACAACAAGTAATAAtcaaatgttattaattaatttattaatgaattgaTTAATGGATGGATGGAGTTGAACGcacaataatattttagaaatgtttttggatttaaaagtaaaagttaGTTTGGAAAGCAGGAAAAGGTAATTGAAAGTAGTGCAACGGTTGTTCTTGTATCAAAACTAGGAGCTGAATGTAGGTTTGAATAATAAGTGTACCATTAACGAAGATATACTCTTACTTTCGGTGGAAAACTTACATCAAGATTGCTtcgatttgttatttttctaatctaaatcagttataattttcttatttgttatttgagtttgtttgaatttatatattgttcACGTTAATCGTCTCACGTAGTTTAAAAAAATcgaaattaaagataatttaaatatttttcattctttcatttttgagacgtcttttgaaaaaaaaaaaaaacctgtgATAGAACTCGAATATTCAAAACATAGaatgctttatatatatatatatatatatatatatatatatatatatatatatatattcataacaatatttttatttttctcataattAACTATActcatttatgtttttatactCAATAAGTACAAAATCTGTGTTTCATCTccattatattaaatatgtacGTGTTTATAAAGTacttatgtttaaatatttttttataatatgtaaaaatcaaaggaaaaagttatatattccaaaaaaaaaaacttcaccTTTAATATGCCTAAAAAACTTTACATACAAGTTATCAATCTTGAGTTATGAGTACCTATTTTTCATGGTAAGTtactc
This window of the Vigna angularis cultivar LongXiaoDou No.4 chromosome 7, ASM1680809v1, whole genome shotgun sequence genome carries:
- the LOC108337115 gene encoding uncharacterized protein LOC108337115 isoform X2 — translated: MFSKCSSLSSASKFITVTNPLQFSNPAPKFISRRSSITRPLHLALAKDSDSASTSTSSPPSSFVNDPPVFVTGEDVPLEGVIQFEKPNSSPQFEKWGRVALLAGADVLALFLFATIGRYSHGLSVLDLETLRTADPFIAGWFLGAYFLGGFGEDGRGMNGLSKGVIATAKSWAVGIPIGIAIRAAGSGHVPNYGFVFVTLGSTAVLLITFRALLYTILPVDNIKKSDDYRRAAHIISSAVVAMLFKAA
- the LOC108337115 gene encoding uncharacterized protein LOC108337115 isoform X1 — protein: MFSKCSSLSSASKFITVTNPLQFSNPAPKFISRRSSITRPLHLALAKDSDSASTSTSSPPSSFVNDPPVFVTGEDVPLEGVIQFEKPNSSPQFEKWGRVALLAGADVLALFLFATIGRYSHGLSVLDLETLRTADPFIAGWFLGAYFLGGFGEDGRGMNGLSKGVIATAKSWAVGIPIGIAIRAAGSGHVPNYGFVFVTLGSTAVLLITFRALLYTILPVDNIKKSDDYRRGSPFELFELLTSLVRRW